The sequence AGCTCGCCGGGCGTGCCGTCGGGCACCTCGTTTCCGTCATCGTCGAGGAGCTTCACCGGCGCGGAGCCGACGCATTCGCGCCCCACCGTGCCGAGATGCGTGAACTGCTCGTGGGGGTGCAGCATCGTCACCCAGCCCGCCTCGGACGAGCCGTAGAGCTCGAACAGGCCGGAATTGGGAAACATCTCCATGATCTCGCGCTTGGTGTCCGCTCGCGCGGGGGCAGAGGAGATCATCAGCTTCGTCATCCGCCCCAGATCGCGCGCGCGGGTCTCGCCGCGGGCATGCGCGAGCAGCATGACGTAGTGCGTCGGCACCAGCGAGGTGAAGGTCGAGCCCGAGCGCTCCATCACGTCGAGCGCGTGGGCGGGATCGAAGCTCGGGCGCGAGTAGATCGTCACCGCCGCGCCGCGATAGCTGAACGAGCAGAAGAAATTGAGCGAGTTGGCGTGGCACATCGGCATGACGAGGAGCGCGTCGTCGTCGCGCCCGATGCCGACCTCGATCTCGGTGACGAGCGCCACCATCGCCATGCCGCGATGGCTCCGGATCACTCCCTTCGGCTTGCCGGTCGTGCCGGACGTGTACATCAGCGCCCACGGGTCGGTGTCGGCGACCACGACCGCGGGCTCCGTCTCGGCGGCGTCGCGCACGAGATCCTCGTAGGCGCGCCACCCCGCGGGAGCCGGGCCGCCGAAATGGACGTAGCGGTCCTCCGCCACGCCGAGCGCGCCGCGCACCTCCTCGATCAGCCGGTGCAGCCCGTCCTCCGCGAGCACGCAGGCCGCGCCGCAATCCTCCAGGATGAAGCGCGCCTCCGCCGCGCCGAGGCGGAAGTTGATCGGCACGGCGATCAGCCCCGCCTTGGCGGTGGCGGCGTAGATCTCGGCCCATTCCAGGCGGTTGTAGGCGAGCACGGCGACGCGGTCGCCCTTGGCGAGCCCCAGGCCGAGGAGCGCGTTGGCGAGGCGCCGGGCGCGGGCGTTCCACTCCCCGAAGCCGAGCGACCGCTCGAGGTCGCGCGCGCCGAGCCGGTGCGGCGCGAGCCGCGCATGCGCGTCCAGGATCTGGCCGAAGGTGAGGAGCATGCCCGACGTCCTCCGCCGCTCGCTCGCGTCTTGAATTCTGAATTCAATACGACGGAGTCTCTCCCGCGTCAAGGCTTCGGGCGTGCGGAAGGGCGCCGCGGCGCGACGGGCCGGCCACGGCCGGCGACGGGCATGGGACGCCGGGGCGACCGTCGGGCGCAGGCGCTAGCGGGCGGGCGTTTGCCGGCCGCCTCCGAACAGCGACGCGGCGCGCCCGGCGGCGAGCTCGGACAGGAGCGCCTGCTGGGCGCCGACGACGTGATCGGTCGCCAGACGCTCGGCTGTA comes from Salinarimonas sp. and encodes:
- a CDS encoding AMP-binding protein, giving the protein MLLTFGQILDAHARLAPHRLGARDLERSLGFGEWNARARRLANALLGLGLAKGDRVAVLAYNRLEWAEIYAATAKAGLIAVPINFRLGAAEARFILEDCGAACVLAEDGLHRLIEEVRGALGVAEDRYVHFGGPAPAGWRAYEDLVRDAAETEPAVVVADTDPWALMYTSGTTGKPKGVIRSHRGMAMVALVTEIEVGIGRDDDALLVMPMCHANSLNFFCSFSYRGAAVTIYSRPSFDPAHALDVMERSGSTFTSLVPTHYVMLLAHARGETRARDLGRMTKLMISSAPARADTKREIMEMFPNSGLFELYGSSEAGWVTMLHPHEQFTHLGTVGRECVGSAPVKLLDDDGNEVPDGTPGELFSCTPTTFEGYWNLPEKTAEAFRGAWCTVGDVAVRDADGYLRLVDRKKNMIISGGENIYPSEVEAVLGACETVKDVAVVGLPDDVWGERVHAVVVLHDGATATEADLIAWCAERIARFKRPRGVTFVSEDGIPRTATGKVQHGVLRESLVAAGRNAARAVSRESA